In one Scomber japonicus isolate fScoJap1 chromosome 6, fScoJap1.pri, whole genome shotgun sequence genomic region, the following are encoded:
- the eif3k gene encoding eukaryotic translation initiation factor 3 subunit K isoform X1 — protein MSSTIEQMRANVGKLLRGIDRYNPENLATLERYVEMQARENSYDLEANLAVLKLYQFNPAYFQTQVTSQVLLKALTNLPHTDFTLCKCMIDQTHQQEERPIRQILYLGNLLETCHFQSFWTSLEENRELIDGITGFEDSVRKFICHVVGITYQTIEHRLLAEMLGDPLDTQVKVWMNKYGWTENEEGQIFIFNQEESVKPKNIVEKIDFESVSSIMATSQ, from the exons ATGTCGTCGACAATCGAGCAGATGAGGGCGAACGTGGGGAAACTCCTGCGTGGGATCGACAG aTACAACCCAGAAAACCTTGCAACGTTGGAGCGCTACGTGGAGATGCAAGCCAGAGAAAACTCCTATGACCTGGAGGCCAACCTGGCTGTCCTCAAGCT GTATCAGTTCAACCCTGCCTACTTCCAGACTCAAGTGACCTCTCAGGTTCTGCTGAAGGCTCTGACCAACCTGCCACACACCGACTTCACTCTGTGCAAGTGCATGATCGATCAGACACAC CAGCAAGAGGAGCGCCCCATCAGACAGATCCTGTACCTGGGGAACCTGCTGGAGACCTGCCACTTCCAGAGCTTCTGG ACGAGTCTGGAGGAGAACAGAGAGCTCATCGACGGCATTACTGGTTTTGAGGACTCCGTTCGCAAGT TCATCTGCCATGTTGTGGGTATCACCTACCAGACCATCGAGCACCGGTTACTGGCTGAGATGCTGGGAGACCCACTGG ACACGCAGGTGAAGGTTTGGATGAACAAGTACGGCTGGACGGAGAACGAGGAGGGTCAGATCTTCATCTTCAACCAGGAGGAGAGCGTCAAGCCCAAGAACATCGTGGAGAAGATCGACTTTGAGA GTGTATCCAGCATCATGGCTACATCTCAgtga
- the eif3k gene encoding eukaryotic translation initiation factor 3 subunit K isoform X2: MSSTIEQMRANVGKLLRGIDRYNPENLATLERYVEMQARENSYDLEANLAVLKLYQFNPAYFQTQVTSQVLLKALTNLPHTDFTLCKCMIDQTHQEERPIRQILYLGNLLETCHFQSFWTSLEENRELIDGITGFEDSVRKFICHVVGITYQTIEHRLLAEMLGDPLDTQVKVWMNKYGWTENEEGQIFIFNQEESVKPKNIVEKIDFESVSSIMATSQ; the protein is encoded by the exons ATGTCGTCGACAATCGAGCAGATGAGGGCGAACGTGGGGAAACTCCTGCGTGGGATCGACAG aTACAACCCAGAAAACCTTGCAACGTTGGAGCGCTACGTGGAGATGCAAGCCAGAGAAAACTCCTATGACCTGGAGGCCAACCTGGCTGTCCTCAAGCT GTATCAGTTCAACCCTGCCTACTTCCAGACTCAAGTGACCTCTCAGGTTCTGCTGAAGGCTCTGACCAACCTGCCACACACCGACTTCACTCTGTGCAAGTGCATGATCGATCAGACACAC CAAGAGGAGCGCCCCATCAGACAGATCCTGTACCTGGGGAACCTGCTGGAGACCTGCCACTTCCAGAGCTTCTGG ACGAGTCTGGAGGAGAACAGAGAGCTCATCGACGGCATTACTGGTTTTGAGGACTCCGTTCGCAAGT TCATCTGCCATGTTGTGGGTATCACCTACCAGACCATCGAGCACCGGTTACTGGCTGAGATGCTGGGAGACCCACTGG ACACGCAGGTGAAGGTTTGGATGAACAAGTACGGCTGGACGGAGAACGAGGAGGGTCAGATCTTCATCTTCAACCAGGAGGAGAGCGTCAAGCCCAAGAACATCGTGGAGAAGATCGACTTTGAGA GTGTATCCAGCATCATGGCTACATCTCAgtga